Proteins encoded in a region of the Sphingomonas sp. HMP9 genome:
- a CDS encoding alpha,alpha-trehalose-phosphate synthase (UDP-forming), whose product MSRLVVISNRVQSVDAPSGNQGGLAVALLAALREKGGVWFGWSGATTETFTGHINFQQGKGVTTATIDLEEQDFDEYYNGYANRTLWPLFHYRIDLTEFERDFSSGYARVNKRFAETVLPLIEPDDLVWVHDYHHVPLGQELRKLGVENKIGFFLHIPWPPMAMLLSLPSHRALVESMFAYDVIGFQTQDWLDSFLHYVTSQLDGVVGKDGWVTVGDRTIKAITTPIGIETADFEKSANSDTARHAKERMYMSATGRSLIVGVDRLDYSKGLAERFAGYERFLSANPDRAGLVYMLQIAPPSREKVDTYQEIRANLDSMSGRINGEYSDIDWTPIRYVNRGFPRDVLAGIYRAARVGLVTPLRDGMNLVAKEYVAAQDPEDPGVLILSHFAGAATQLKDAVLVNPYSPEEMSDAIGKALAMPLAERKARWEKLIDNVRKEDVMWWCELFITALEAVPENAVA is encoded by the coding sequence ATGAGCCGCCTCGTCGTCATCTCGAATCGTGTCCAGTCGGTCGACGCCCCGTCGGGCAACCAGGGCGGCCTCGCGGTCGCGTTACTCGCGGCGCTGCGCGAAAAGGGCGGCGTGTGGTTCGGATGGTCGGGTGCGACCACCGAGACCTTCACCGGCCATATCAATTTCCAGCAGGGCAAGGGCGTCACCACCGCGACGATCGACCTGGAGGAACAGGATTTCGACGAATATTATAACGGCTATGCGAACCGCACGCTGTGGCCGCTGTTCCATTACCGGATCGACCTGACCGAGTTCGAGCGCGATTTCTCCAGCGGTTATGCGCGGGTGAACAAGCGGTTCGCGGAGACGGTGTTGCCGTTGATCGAGCCCGACGATCTCGTCTGGGTACATGATTACCACCACGTCCCGCTCGGCCAGGAACTGCGCAAGCTTGGCGTCGAGAACAAGATCGGCTTCTTCCTCCACATCCCGTGGCCGCCGATGGCGATGCTGTTGTCGCTGCCGAGCCACCGCGCGCTGGTCGAATCGATGTTCGCGTACGACGTGATCGGCTTCCAGACGCAGGACTGGCTCGACAGCTTCCTGCACTATGTCACCAGCCAGCTCGACGGCGTGGTCGGCAAGGATGGCTGGGTGACGGTCGGCGATCGCACGATCAAGGCGATCACCACGCCGATCGGGATCGAGACCGCGGATTTCGAGAAGTCCGCGAACAGCGACACCGCGCGCCATGCCAAGGAACGCATGTACATGTCCGCGACCGGGCGCAGCCTGATCGTGGGCGTCGACCGGCTCGATTATTCGAAGGGCTTGGCCGAGCGGTTCGCGGGGTATGAGCGCTTCCTGAGCGCCAATCCCGACCGCGCGGGGCTGGTCTACATGCTCCAGATCGCGCCGCCGAGCCGCGAAAAGGTCGATACGTATCAGGAGATCCGCGCGAACCTCGATTCGATGTCGGGGCGGATCAACGGCGAATATTCGGATATCGACTGGACACCGATCCGCTACGTCAACCGCGGCTTCCCGCGCGACGTGCTGGCGGGAATCTACCGCGCCGCCCGCGTAGGGCTGGTGACGCCACTCAGGGACGGCATGAACCTGGTCGCGAAGGAATATGTCGCGGCGCAGGACCCGGAGGATCCGGGCGTTCTGATCCTGTCGCACTTCGCGGGCGCCGCCACGCAATTGAAAGACGCGGTGCTGGTCAATCCGTACAGCCCCGAAGAGATGTCCGACGCGATCGGCAAGGCGCTGGCGATGCCGCTTGCCGAGCGCAAGGCGCGCTGGGAAAAACTGATCGACAATGTGCGGAAGGAAGACGTGATGTGGTGGTGCGAGCTGTTCATCACCGCGTTGGAGGCGGTACCGGAGAACGCGGTGGCCTAA
- a CDS encoding glycoside hydrolase family 15 protein yields MTAPIQTADMNLWPIGNCQVSALIDKTGTFVWGCVPRVDGDPAFCALLGGDAPKTGFWAIELEGSAKTTQAYIRNTPILVTRHEDEAGNAVEVIDFCPRFVREGRTYRPTSFVRIIKPVAGSPRIRIRMRVATNWGKPTEHTQGSNHIRFLMDDQTLRLTTDAPVGHIVGENWFRLERQMHLFLGPDESFAGVLHEAAEAMLMRTKDEWRHWVRGLATPVEWQDVVIRAAITLKLCQHEETGAIVAALTTSIPEHEGSERNWDYRYCWIRDAYYTVQALNRLGALDVLEGYLEYLRNIVDASKGGHVQPLYGVGGEATLIERTETTLPGYRGMGPVRVGNQAYEQIQHDAYGQIILSDVQAFFDQRLFRMSSEEDFKSLELVGDRAWETYDKPDAGLWELRTKAHVHTYSAAMCWAACDRLANAAGVLGLEGRRTFWNARADTIRTKIETSAWREDTQRISATFGGDDLDASLIQLLDLRFFAPDDPRFQSTLKAVEEGLRRGSHMLRYATEDDFGLPHTAFNVCTFWLIEALHATGRTADACALFAEMVARRTPAGLLSEDIDPATGELWGNYPQTYSLVGLINCAVLLSKPWSAVR; encoded by the coding sequence ATGACTGCACCTATTCAAACCGCCGACATGAACCTGTGGCCGATCGGCAATTGCCAGGTTTCCGCGCTGATCGACAAGACCGGCACGTTCGTCTGGGGCTGCGTCCCCCGCGTCGATGGCGACCCGGCGTTCTGCGCCTTGCTAGGCGGCGATGCGCCCAAGACCGGGTTCTGGGCGATCGAGCTCGAAGGCAGCGCGAAGACCACGCAGGCCTATATCCGCAACACGCCGATCCTGGTCACGCGCCATGAGGACGAGGCGGGCAATGCGGTCGAGGTGATCGACTTCTGCCCGCGGTTCGTGCGCGAAGGCCGCACCTATCGACCGACGAGTTTCGTGCGGATCATCAAGCCGGTCGCCGGCTCGCCGCGCATCCGGATCCGGATGCGCGTCGCGACGAACTGGGGAAAGCCGACCGAGCATACGCAAGGGTCGAACCACATCCGCTTCCTGATGGACGATCAGACGCTGCGGCTGACGACCGATGCGCCGGTCGGGCATATCGTCGGCGAGAACTGGTTCCGGCTCGAACGCCAGATGCACCTGTTCCTCGGGCCCGACGAGAGTTTCGCGGGGGTGCTGCACGAGGCCGCCGAGGCGATGCTGATGCGCACGAAGGACGAGTGGCGCCACTGGGTTCGTGGGCTCGCGACGCCGGTCGAGTGGCAGGACGTCGTCATCCGCGCGGCGATCACGCTGAAGCTGTGCCAGCACGAGGAGACCGGCGCGATCGTCGCCGCGCTCACCACCTCGATCCCCGAGCATGAGGGATCGGAGCGTAACTGGGATTATCGCTACTGCTGGATCCGCGACGCCTATTATACGGTGCAGGCGCTCAACCGGCTTGGCGCGCTCGACGTGCTGGAGGGGTATCTCGAATATTTGCGCAACATCGTCGATGCATCGAAGGGCGGCCATGTCCAGCCGCTCTACGGGGTCGGTGGCGAAGCGACCCTGATCGAGCGCACCGAGACCACCCTGCCCGGCTATCGCGGCATGGGCCCGGTCCGCGTCGGGAACCAGGCGTACGAGCAGATCCAGCACGACGCTTATGGCCAGATCATCCTGTCCGACGTCCAGGCGTTCTTCGACCAGCGGCTGTTCCGCATGTCGAGCGAGGAGGATTTCAAGAGCCTGGAGCTGGTCGGCGACCGTGCGTGGGAAACCTATGACAAGCCCGATGCGGGGCTGTGGGAGCTGCGCACCAAGGCGCATGTCCACACCTATTCGGCGGCGATGTGCTGGGCGGCGTGCGACCGGCTCGCCAACGCGGCGGGCGTGCTCGGGCTGGAAGGTCGCCGGACGTTCTGGAACGCGCGCGCGGACACGATCCGCACCAAGATCGAGACGTCGGCCTGGCGCGAGGATACGCAGCGTATCTCTGCGACGTTCGGCGGCGACGATCTCGACGCGAGCCTGATCCAGCTGCTCGACCTGCGCTTTTTCGCGCCCGATGATCCGCGCTTCCAGTCGACGCTGAAGGCGGTCGAGGAAGGCCTGCGGCGCGGCAGCCACATGCTGCGCTATGCGACCGAGGACGATTTCGGCCTGCCGCATACCGCGTTCAACGTCTGCACGTTCTGGCTGATCGAGGCGCTGCATGCGACCGGCCGCACCGCCGATGCGTGCGCGCTGTTCGCCGAGATGGTTGCGCGCCGTACCCCTGCAGGGCTGTTGTCGGAGGATATCGATCCTGCGACCGGCGAGCTGTGGGGGAATTATCCGCAAACCTATTCGCTGGTGGGGCTGATCAACTGTGCCGTCCTGCTCAGCAAGCCCTGGAGTGCCGTACGATGA
- the otsB gene encoding trehalose-phosphatase, with translation MMLAERQPATDDLAPPLVVPDAVSLFFDFDGTLVDLAATPDAVVVDQILLDTLETLADRFPGRVAIISGRSIAQLDAMLGRHAHLFAVAGSHGAETRTPDDGHIAAERPASLEAAADAFRRFADANDLVYEAKSLGAGLHYRMAPAFEPQAVRLAEDLAAAHGLTLQRGKMMVELRSPGDKGAALRDLIAAPAMAGSVPYFFGDDVTDEDGFEAARDLGGAGVLIGAKRPTAATYRLNDVAALRDWIAAILETR, from the coding sequence ATGATGCTAGCCGAACGCCAGCCCGCGACTGATGACCTCGCGCCGCCCCTTGTCGTGCCCGACGCAGTGAGCCTGTTCTTCGATTTCGACGGGACGCTGGTCGACCTTGCGGCGACGCCGGATGCGGTAGTCGTCGACCAGATCCTGCTCGATACTCTGGAAACGCTCGCGGACCGCTTCCCCGGGCGCGTCGCGATCATCAGCGGCCGATCCATCGCGCAGCTCGACGCGATGCTCGGCCGCCACGCGCACCTGTTCGCAGTCGCAGGCAGTCACGGCGCGGAGACGCGTACGCCGGATGACGGGCATATTGCCGCCGAACGCCCCGCCTCGCTCGAAGCCGCAGCCGACGCGTTCCGACGCTTCGCCGACGCCAACGACCTCGTCTACGAAGCCAAGAGCCTTGGTGCCGGGCTGCATTATCGGATGGCGCCGGCGTTCGAACCGCAAGCCGTCCGCCTCGCCGAAGACCTCGCCGCCGCCCATGGGCTCACGCTCCAGCGCGGCAAGATGATGGTCGAACTGCGCAGCCCCGGCGACAAGGGCGCAGCACTGCGCGACCTGATCGCCGCGCCGGCGATGGCAGGCAGCGTGCCGTATTTCTTTGGCGACGACGTCACCGACGAGGACGGGTTCGAGGCCGCGCGCGATCTGGGCGGGGCGGGTGTGCTGATCGGCGCGAAACGCCCTACCGCTGCCACCTACCGCCTCAACGACGTTGCCGCACTTCGCGACTGGATTGCTGCCATATTGGAAACACGATGA
- a CDS encoding efflux transporter outer membrane subunit yields MSRVRVFLFAPVVSAGVLSAGVLSAGVLLAGCTVGPDYHPKAAAELGVPDTYSVTPATSPEDLTRWWQKFDDPVLGQLVEQAAATNLDLAQSVARLRQARESLIQNRASLLPTLSGSGGYQRNENVRGGGRAFTLPDGTVVDTGGGGANSFTVGASASYQVGVFGEIRRTVEASRADYAASGYDYATVLISVESEVARNYVLARLYQQQLANARASLAIQDDNLEIAGFRVQAGLVSSVDAEQARAQRAQTAATIPSLDQQYAAAVARIGILTGEAPGALRPLMAPVKAIPTGPAAVGVGIPGDTLRQRPDIRSAERALAAATARIGVAKAQLYPAFAITGNLNTNATSLGSIGDAITGSLFAGLTQAIFNGGRLRSQVRTSEAATDGALALYKSTVLTALEDVENAVVALQTAQERERQFAIALDASNNSAILSRSQYRTGLTDFTTLNQQETALLSARNGATQARADAATALIALYAALGGGWDSTVIPEAPPSSQAASAPTNSEAR; encoded by the coding sequence ATGTCCCGCGTCCGCGTTTTCCTCTTCGCCCCCGTCGTGTCCGCGGGCGTCTTGTCCGCGGGCGTCTTGTCCGCGGGCGTCCTGCTAGCCGGCTGCACCGTCGGCCCGGACTATCATCCCAAGGCTGCGGCGGAACTCGGCGTCCCGGATACCTATTCGGTCACCCCCGCGACCAGCCCCGAAGACCTCACGCGCTGGTGGCAGAAGTTCGACGACCCCGTCCTCGGCCAGCTGGTCGAGCAGGCCGCCGCCACCAATCTCGATCTCGCCCAGTCCGTCGCCCGCCTCCGCCAGGCGCGCGAGAGCCTGATCCAGAACCGCGCCTCGCTGCTCCCCACGCTGAGCGGGTCGGGTGGGTATCAGCGCAACGAGAACGTCCGTGGCGGCGGGCGCGCGTTCACTTTGCCCGACGGCACCGTCGTCGATACCGGCGGCGGCGGCGCCAACAGCTTCACCGTCGGCGCCAGCGCCAGCTACCAGGTCGGCGTGTTCGGCGAGATCCGCCGCACCGTCGAGGCGAGCCGCGCGGACTATGCCGCATCGGGCTATGATTACGCCACTGTCCTGATCTCGGTCGAGAGCGAGGTCGCGCGCAACTATGTCCTCGCCCGGCTGTACCAGCAACAGCTCGCCAATGCCCGCGCCTCGCTTGCGATCCAGGACGACAATCTCGAAATCGCCGGCTTCCGCGTCCAGGCCGGCCTCGTCTCCAGCGTCGACGCCGAACAGGCCCGCGCCCAGCGTGCGCAGACCGCCGCGACGATCCCGAGCCTCGACCAGCAATATGCCGCCGCCGTCGCGCGGATCGGCATTCTCACCGGCGAGGCCCCCGGCGCGCTCCGTCCGCTGATGGCGCCGGTCAAGGCGATCCCGACCGGCCCCGCAGCGGTCGGCGTCGGCATCCCCGGCGACACGCTGCGCCAGCGTCCCGACATCCGCTCAGCCGAACGCGCGCTCGCCGCCGCCACCGCGCGGATCGGCGTCGCGAAGGCGCAGCTCTATCCGGCGTTCGCGATCACCGGCAACCTCAACACCAACGCGACCTCGCTCGGCAGCATCGGCGACGCGATCACGGGCAGCCTGTTCGCCGGCCTGACGCAGGCGATCTTCAACGGCGGGCGTCTTCGCTCACAGGTCCGCACTAGCGAAGCCGCCACTGACGGCGCGCTTGCACTCTACAAATCGACCGTCCTGACCGCGCTGGAGGATGTCGAGAACGCCGTCGTCGCGCTGCAGACCGCGCAGGAACGCGAGCGCCAGTTCGCGATCGCGCTCGACGCGTCGAACAATTCCGCGATCCTGAGCCGCAGCCAGTACCGCACCGGGCTCACCGATTTCACCACGCTCAACCAGCAGGAAACCGCGCTGCTGTCCGCGCGCAACGGTGCGACGCAGGCGCGCGCCGACGCCGCGACCGCGCTGATCGCGCTGTACGCGGCGCTCGGCGGCGGCTGGGATTCGACCGTTATTCCAGAAGCGCCCCCGTCGTCTCAGGCGGCCAGCGCGCCAACCAATTCAGAGGCACGCTGA
- a CDS encoding efflux RND transporter periplasmic adaptor subunit — MADASIDDFLGVKPQAPWRRYVKWVAIAIGVVLLCLLLTRCFGAKEQTQYSTQAAARGNLTVTVSATGKLAPTTQVTVGSQLSGLVTKVVVDVNDRVTAGQPLALIDPEQLDDQIRQTSAQLAANQAQVAQAQATVAESKAQLNRLEEVSRLSGGRVPSKTELQTGRADYARAVAAQKVAEANVVASRAALAQNQTQRARAIIRSPVTGVVLARQIDPGQTVAASFNTPTLFVIAEDLTKMKLEVAIDEADVGEVKIGQKASFTVDAFPGQTFPATITRVDLGSNLTVSSATSSTTTTTTSTGQVVSYAADLTVANPSLTLRPGMTATADIVTSDKRNVMLVPNAALRFKPSADGAKDSGGGIAGSLTFRPKRGGATRTATLDRGSQQTIYIKGADGTPQPVQITTGDTNGTMTEVLSGNLQPGAQIIIGQLATGTDTSKTPARRSGGASKGGGSGQ; from the coding sequence ATGGCCGACGCATCGATCGACGACTTCCTCGGCGTGAAGCCGCAGGCCCCCTGGAGACGCTATGTAAAGTGGGTCGCGATCGCGATCGGCGTGGTCCTGCTCTGCCTGCTGCTCACGCGCTGCTTCGGCGCAAAGGAGCAGACGCAATATTCGACGCAGGCCGCGGCGCGCGGCAACCTGACGGTCACCGTCTCGGCGACCGGCAAGCTCGCCCCGACGACTCAGGTCACGGTCGGCTCGCAGCTGTCGGGTCTCGTCACCAAGGTCGTGGTCGACGTCAACGACCGCGTGACGGCAGGCCAGCCGCTCGCGCTGATCGATCCCGAACAGCTCGACGACCAGATTCGCCAGACGAGCGCACAGCTTGCCGCCAACCAGGCGCAGGTCGCGCAGGCACAGGCCACCGTCGCCGAATCGAAAGCCCAGCTGAACCGCCTCGAAGAGGTCTCGCGTCTGTCGGGTGGCCGCGTGCCGTCGAAGACCGAGCTCCAGACCGGTCGCGCCGACTACGCGCGCGCGGTCGCCGCGCAGAAGGTCGCGGAGGCCAACGTCGTCGCCAGCCGCGCCGCGCTCGCACAGAACCAGACGCAGCGCGCGCGTGCGATCATCCGCTCGCCGGTAACGGGCGTCGTGCTCGCGCGCCAGATCGATCCCGGCCAGACCGTCGCGGCGTCGTTCAACACGCCGACCTTGTTCGTGATCGCCGAAGACCTCACCAAGATGAAGCTCGAGGTCGCGATCGACGAGGCGGACGTTGGCGAGGTCAAGATCGGCCAGAAGGCCAGCTTCACCGTTGACGCGTTCCCCGGCCAGACCTTCCCCGCGACCATCACGCGCGTCGATCTCGGCTCGAACCTGACGGTCAGCTCGGCGACCTCGTCCACGACGACCACGACCACCTCCACCGGCCAGGTCGTGTCCTATGCCGCCGACCTGACCGTCGCCAATCCGTCGCTGACGCTGCGCCCCGGCATGACCGCGACCGCGGACATCGTCACCTCGGACAAGCGCAACGTCATGCTCGTCCCCAACGCCGCGCTGCGCTTCAAGCCGAGCGCGGACGGCGCCAAGGATTCGGGCGGCGGCATCGCCGGCTCGCTGACCTTCCGGCCGAAGCGCGGCGGCGCGACCCGCACCGCGACGCTCGATCGCGGTTCGCAGCAGACGATCTACATCAAGGGCGCCGACGGCACGCCGCAGCCGGTGCAGATCACCACCGGCGACACCAACGGCACGATGACCGAAGTCCTGTCGGGCAACCTCCAGCCCGGCGCGCAGATCATCATCGGCCAGCTCGCCACCGGCACCGACACCAGCAAGACCCCCGCACGCCGGTCGGGCGGCGCCAGCAAGGGTGGGGGCAGTGGCCAGTAA
- a CDS encoding ABC transporter ATP-binding protein produces MFQALKGVDLDIEAGDFVAVMGPSGSGKSTTMNILGCLDVPSAGTFTFRGHHVETLDRDQRALLRRNYLGFVFQGFNLLSRTSALENVELPLLYRGDDKRTRRDAAMASLDTVGLADWWDHTPAELSGGQQQRVAIARALVTSPDVLLADEPTGNLDSERSIEIMQLLTRLNAEKNITVLMVTHESDMAAFARTVVHFKDGLVERIESQHRQGERVES; encoded by the coding sequence ATGTTCCAGGCGCTGAAAGGCGTCGACCTCGATATCGAGGCGGGCGATTTCGTCGCAGTGATGGGGCCGTCGGGGTCGGGCAAGTCGACGACGATGAACATCCTCGGCTGCCTCGACGTGCCGAGCGCGGGGACGTTCACCTTCCGAGGGCATCACGTCGAGACACTCGACCGCGACCAGCGCGCGCTGCTGCGCCGCAATTATCTCGGCTTCGTGTTCCAGGGCTTCAATCTCCTGTCGCGCACCTCCGCGCTTGAGAATGTCGAATTGCCCTTGCTCTACCGCGGCGACGACAAGCGCACGCGGCGCGATGCGGCGATGGCGAGTCTCGACACGGTCGGCCTCGCGGACTGGTGGGACCACACACCCGCCGAACTATCCGGCGGCCAGCAACAGCGCGTCGCGATCGCGCGCGCGCTGGTGACCAGCCCCGACGTGCTGCTGGCGGACGAACCGACCGGCAACCTCGACAGCGAACGCTCGATCGAGATCATGCAACTCCTCACGCGGCTGAACGCGGAGAAGAACATCACCGTGCTGATGGTCACGCACGAATCTGACATGGCCGCGTTCGCCAGGACGGTGGTTCACTTCAAGGACGGCCTGGTCGAACGCATCGAAAGCCAGCACCGCCAAGGCGAGAGGGTGGAGTCGTGA
- a CDS encoding ABC transporter permease, translated as MFGTTLVLALRSIRRHLLRSFLTILGIVIGVGAVVTMVTLGKATTAAVQQSISSLGTNILQIRPGQGFGRGGGGPPPPPLKMDDIDPIARQIAGVTAVAPTEQRSATAIYNGANWTTSINGTTGAYFEVQPWPLAGGRVFTSQEEAAGKAVCIIGNTVIQNLFRGVDPIGRRIRLNDISCDVIGTLSTRGQAGFGGDQDDVVVMPIKTVQRRFTGNQNVAAILVGVDQGYDTQQVQASLTDLLRERRHLAAGQDNNFNIFDTKQISDTLTGTTTLLTGIVAAVAGISLVVGGIGIMNIMLVSVTERTREIGIRLAIGAVAREVLMQFLVEAIALSCLGGVIGLVIAQLAIAIIAPLIKVQWLFVPEINIFAFVISAVIGVVFGYFPARRAAAMNPIDALRHE; from the coding sequence ATGTTCGGCACCACGCTCGTCCTCGCGCTCCGCTCGATCCGCCGCCACCTGCTGCGCTCGTTCCTGACCATCCTCGGCATCGTCATCGGCGTCGGTGCGGTGGTGACGATGGTCACGCTCGGCAAGGCGACCACCGCTGCGGTCCAGCAGTCGATCTCGTCGCTCGGCACCAACATCCTCCAGATCCGTCCCGGCCAGGGCTTCGGCCGTGGCGGCGGCGGACCGCCGCCGCCGCCGCTCAAGATGGACGACATCGATCCGATCGCGCGCCAAATCGCCGGCGTCACCGCGGTCGCGCCGACCGAACAGCGCAGCGCCACCGCGATCTACAACGGCGCGAACTGGACGACCTCGATCAACGGCACCACGGGCGCCTATTTCGAGGTCCAGCCCTGGCCGCTCGCGGGCGGCCGCGTGTTCACCTCCCAGGAGGAAGCCGCGGGCAAGGCGGTCTGCATCATCGGCAACACCGTCATCCAGAACTTGTTCCGCGGCGTCGATCCGATCGGCCGGCGGATCCGTCTCAACGACATCTCGTGCGACGTGATCGGCACGCTCAGCACGCGCGGGCAGGCGGGGTTCGGCGGCGATCAGGACGATGTCGTGGTCATGCCGATCAAGACCGTCCAGCGCCGATTCACCGGCAACCAGAACGTCGCGGCGATCCTTGTCGGCGTCGACCAGGGTTACGACACGCAACAGGTCCAGGCCTCGCTGACCGACCTGCTGCGCGAGCGCCGCCATCTCGCGGCCGGCCAAGACAACAATTTCAACATCTTCGATACCAAGCAGATCTCGGACACGCTGACCGGCACCACCACTTTGCTCACCGGCATCGTCGCCGCGGTCGCCGGGATCAGCCTCGTCGTCGGCGGAATCGGCATCATGAACATCATGCTGGTCTCGGTGACCGAACGCACGCGCGAGATCGGCATTCGCCTCGCGATCGGCGCGGTCGCGCGCGAAGTGCTGATGCAGTTCCTCGTCGAGGCGATCGCGCTGTCGTGCCTCGGCGGGGTCATCGGCCTCGTCATCGCCCAGCTCGCGATCGCGATCATCGCCCCGCTGATCAAGGTTCAGTGGCTGTTCGTGCCCGAAATCAATATCTTCGCGTTCGTCATTTCGGCGGTGATCGGCGTGGTGTTCGGCTATTTCCCCGCGCGCCGCGCCGCCGCGATGAACCCTATCGACGCGTTAAGGCACGAGTGA
- a CDS encoding nucleotidyltransferase family protein, with the protein MIAAENVFLILLAAGRSERFGIPNKLEVPFLNKPLGLHVVTAFENIPFKRRLVVTDGCKLDFLSHHFEVVHNDDPSSGMSQSVKLGVQCAKDEGAEAVLIALADMPRVTAAHIYRMLDAADSADAVVASSDGEKPSPPALFGRERFDFLLSLDGDAGARDLVKAGRHVVTAPAELIDIDTPEDLERLQALVHDPKAAITRALTRR; encoded by the coding sequence ATGATCGCCGCTGAAAACGTCTTTCTCATCCTTCTCGCGGCGGGTCGCTCGGAGCGGTTCGGCATTCCCAACAAGCTCGAGGTGCCGTTCCTCAACAAGCCGCTGGGCCTGCACGTTGTCACCGCGTTCGAGAACATCCCGTTCAAGCGGCGGCTGGTCGTCACCGACGGCTGCAAGCTCGACTTCCTCAGCCACCATTTCGAGGTCGTGCATAACGACGATCCGTCGTCGGGCATGTCGCAGTCGGTGAAGCTCGGCGTGCAATGCGCCAAGGACGAGGGCGCTGAGGCGGTGCTGATCGCGCTGGCCGACATGCCGCGCGTGACCGCCGCGCACATCTACCGGATGCTCGATGCCGCCGACAGTGCCGACGCGGTGGTGGCGTCGAGCGATGGCGAGAAGCCGTCGCCCCCTGCCCTGTTCGGGCGCGAGCGGTTCGATTTCTTGTTATCGCTCGACGGCGATGCGGGTGCGCGCGATCTGGTGAAGGCGGGGCGCCACGTCGTGACCGCACCCGCCGAGCTGATCGATATCGACACGCCCGAGGATCTGGAGAGGCTGCAGGCGCTCGTCCACGATCCAAAGGCCGCGATCACTCGTGCCTTAACGCGTCGATAG
- a CDS encoding XdhC family protein, protein MAENDSVIAAAKAWKGETMAIATVVSTWGSAPRPKGSHMLVHADGRFEGSVSGGCVESDILATAAEVIAGAPFQVRNYGVADAAAWEVGLPCGGEIAVMVQPVSAEGFDPELFDRIADARDQGDALTVTTDLKTGHSDARPLETGEVFVNRYDPPRRLLIVGAVQIAQALAGLARELGIETIVIDPRARFLTEERFPGVTLDDRWPDEAIAALRPGPSTAVVTLSHDIKIDDPALIAALATDAAYVGALGSRKSHAARRERLASEGVTPENIDRIDAPVGLDIGAIGPSEIALSVAAAMIGAFNDRR, encoded by the coding sequence ATGGCCGAGAACGATAGCGTGATTGCCGCCGCCAAGGCGTGGAAGGGCGAGACTATGGCAATCGCCACGGTCGTCTCGACCTGGGGCTCGGCGCCGCGGCCCAAGGGGAGCCACATGCTCGTCCACGCCGATGGCCGGTTCGAGGGATCGGTGTCGGGCGGGTGCGTCGAGAGCGATATCCTCGCGACCGCCGCGGAGGTGATCGCGGGCGCGCCGTTCCAGGTGCGCAATTATGGCGTGGCGGATGCGGCGGCGTGGGAAGTCGGGCTGCCGTGCGGCGGCGAGATCGCGGTGATGGTGCAGCCGGTGTCGGCCGAAGGGTTCGATCCCGAACTGTTCGACCGGATCGCCGACGCGCGCGACCAAGGCGATGCGCTGACGGTGACCACCGACCTCAAGACCGGGCACAGCGACGCGCGGCCACTCGAGACGGGGGAGGTGTTCGTCAATCGATACGACCCGCCGCGACGGCTGCTGATCGTGGGCGCGGTACAGATCGCGCAGGCGCTCGCCGGCTTGGCACGCGAGCTCGGGATCGAGACGATCGTGATCGATCCGCGTGCGCGGTTCCTGACCGAGGAGCGCTTCCCCGGGGTCACGCTCGACGATCGCTGGCCCGACGAGGCAATCGCCGCGCTGCGCCCCGGCCCGTCGACCGCGGTCGTGACGCTCAGCCACGATATCAAGATCGACGACCCTGCGCTGATCGCTGCGCTTGCCACGGACGCCGCCTATGTCGGCGCGCTAGGCAGTCGCAAGAGCCATGCGGCACGGCGCGAGCGGCTTGCCAGCGAGGGCGTTACGCCCGAGAATATCGACCGGATCGATGCGCCGGTCGGGCTCGATATCGGCGCGATCGGACCATCCGAGATTGCGCTGTCGGTCGCGGCGGCGATGATAGGAGCGTTCAATGATCGCCGCTGA